From Spirochaetales bacterium, one genomic window encodes:
- the gmd gene encoding GDP-mannose 4,6-dehydratase, with protein MSKKALITGVTGQDGAFLTEFLLGKGYEVHGIKRRSSSFNTDRLDRFYRDLHEKEVKFFLHYGDMTDSTNLIRIIQSIRPDEIYNLAAQSHVKVSFETPEYTANADAVGTLRLLEAIRILGMTDTVRFYQASTSEMYGKSGTIPQDERTPFYPRSPYGAAKLYGYWITVNYREAYGIFASNGILFNHESHLRGETFVTRKITRAAARIKLGLQEKVYLGNLCVRRDWGYAGDYVKAMWMMLQHENPDDFVIATGESHTVREFAEYAFKEAGIAIEWKGTGVDEKGIDTSSGDAVIEIDPVYFRPTEVEYLQGDSAKAKKDLGWEAEMGFQDLVKLMVKNDIEENRREVYLKNGGYEIKQRNE; from the coding sequence ATGAGTAAGAAAGCACTCATTACCGGTGTTACCGGACAGGACGGGGCCTTTCTCACGGAATTCCTTCTCGGGAAAGGGTACGAAGTACACGGAATAAAGCGACGTTCTTCCTCGTTCAACACGGACCGGTTGGACAGGTTTTACAGGGACCTTCACGAGAAGGAAGTGAAGTTCTTTCTCCATTACGGCGACATGACGGATTCCACCAACCTTATCCGTATTATCCAGAGTATCCGTCCGGATGAAATCTATAACCTAGCCGCGCAAAGCCACGTCAAAGTTTCTTTTGAAACGCCGGAATACACCGCCAATGCCGACGCGGTCGGGACGCTGCGGCTTCTCGAAGCGATACGGATCCTCGGGATGACGGACACGGTCCGGTTTTACCAGGCTTCGACAAGCGAGATGTATGGAAAATCAGGAACGATTCCCCAGGACGAACGGACGCCCTTTTATCCACGAAGCCCCTACGGCGCCGCGAAACTCTACGGTTACTGGATTACTGTCAATTACCGGGAGGCCTACGGTATCTTTGCTTCGAATGGAATCCTTTTCAACCATGAAAGTCACCTCCGCGGCGAAACCTTTGTAACGAGAAAAATAACTAGGGCGGCCGCGCGGATAAAACTGGGATTGCAGGAAAAGGTATATCTCGGCAATCTATGCGTACGGAGGGATTGGGGATACGCGGGCGACTACGTTAAGGCAATGTGGATGATGCTTCAGCATGAAAATCCGGACGATTTCGTGATCGCGACCGGTGAAAGTCACACGGTCAGGGAGTTCGCCGAATACGCCTTTAAAGAAGCGGGAATAGCGATCGAATGGAAAGGTACCGGCGTCGACGAGAAGGGAATCGATACGTCAAGCGGTGATGCCGTGATTGAAATCGATCCCGTTTACTTCCGCCCCACCGAGGTCGAGTATCTTCAGGGCGACAGCGCAAAGGCAAAAAAGGATCTGGGATGGGAAGCGGAAATGGGATTTCAGGACCTTGTCAAGCTGATGGTGAAAAATGATATCGAAGAGAATAGGCGAGAGGTTTATCTTAAAAACGGCGGCTATGAAATAAAACAGAGGAACGAGTGA
- a CDS encoding right-handed parallel beta-helix repeat-containing protein, giving the protein MGSPWFTEPLYINSNTTIVLEEGAEIHAKQGSFHKGGASLFNLVNIDNITIYGYGARIKMHKDDYRKPPYKKAQWRMAINIKGCKDISILGLTAESSGGDGLYLGSGDRGFNENIVIKDVTLRDHFRQGISVISAKNLLIENTEMSYTEGHSPAAGIDFEPNKPDETFINCTVRNCVIRNNSGPGILICVKAHNEDTVPFDITIEDSYVFNNFIAIHILESKKMAGGTLVLRNTILNGFQFIPSIDSLNIIKE; this is encoded by the coding sequence ATGGGATCACCTTGGTTTACCGAACCACTTTATATCAACAGCAACACGACAATCGTTCTGGAAGAAGGTGCGGAAATCCATGCGAAACAAGGATCGTTTCATAAAGGCGGTGCTTCGCTTTTTAATCTTGTCAATATCGATAATATTACTATTTATGGTTATGGTGCCCGGATAAAGATGCACAAGGATGATTACAGAAAACCCCCGTATAAAAAAGCCCAATGGAGGATGGCGATCAATATAAAAGGCTGCAAGGATATCTCTATATTGGGGCTGACCGCGGAATCAAGCGGAGGTGACGGGTTATATCTTGGAAGCGGCGACCGCGGCTTCAATGAAAACATCGTTATAAAGGACGTTACTCTTCGCGATCATTTCAGGCAGGGTATCAGTGTCATTTCCGCGAAAAACCTTCTTATTGAAAACACTGAAATGTCCTATACGGAAGGCCATTCACCCGCAGCAGGGATTGATTTTGAACCGAACAAACCTGATGAAACATTTATCAACTGCACGGTCAGGAATTGTGTTATCCGGAACAACAGCGGGCCAGGCATCCTGATTTGTGTTAAGGCCCACAATGAAGATACTGTTCCATTTGATATTACTATAGAAGATTCGTATGTTTTCAATAACTTTATCGCCATCCATATTCTCGAAAGCAAGAAAATGGCCGGGGGGACATTGGTCCTGCGAAACACCATTTTAAATGGATTCCAATTTATTCCTTCAATTGATAGCTTGAATATAATCAAAGAATAA
- a CDS encoding alpha-1,2-fucosyltransferase: MIITHIKGGLGNQMFQYAMGRALSLRLKTNLKLDLSWYERNNNKSQYGLHIFSMDVDTAARKEIEAFAGNFRNPVLKKINRMINKYLPVPRKRFIIEKKDKAFDPAMLAINDQVLLEGYWQSEHYFKDAEMELRKDFSFSINPLKTQKEILHKIASMNSVCLHFRRGDYYQNIKTEKIFGTCGIDYYVQAVRFIASRIKDPFFFIFSNDLDWVKSNFKIDFPMHFMYPVSHDATFDDFYAMSHCKHFIIANSTFSWWGAWLSKNTKKIVIVPRRWNNRGDKANKDRHPNAWIQL, from the coding sequence ATGATTATTACACACATTAAAGGCGGCTTGGGTAACCAGATGTTTCAATATGCTATGGGGAGAGCACTCTCCCTGCGCCTGAAGACGAACCTCAAACTCGATTTATCATGGTATGAACGGAACAACAACAAATCACAATACGGATTGCATATTTTCTCGATGGACGTCGATACGGCTGCCAGAAAGGAAATAGAAGCGTTTGCCGGTAACTTCAGAAATCCGGTACTTAAAAAGATAAACAGAATGATAAACAAATATCTTCCAGTTCCCCGTAAAAGATTTATTATTGAGAAAAAAGACAAGGCTTTTGACCCTGCAATGCTTGCGATAAACGACCAAGTGCTTCTTGAAGGTTATTGGCAGAGTGAACATTATTTTAAAGATGCCGAAATGGAGTTACGGAAAGATTTTAGTTTTTCTATTAACCCCCTGAAAACGCAAAAAGAAATTTTACATAAAATAGCCAGCATGAATTCAGTTTGTCTTCATTTCCGCCGAGGCGATTATTATCAAAATATAAAAACAGAAAAAATATTCGGCACATGCGGAATCGATTATTATGTACAGGCTGTCCGCTTCATCGCTTCGAGAATCAAGGACCCGTTTTTTTTTATTTTCTCCAATGACCTTGACTGGGTAAAATCAAATTTTAAAATCGATTTCCCGATGCATTTTATGTACCCGGTTTCGCATGACGCCACATTCGATGATTTTTATGCGATGAGTCATTGTAAACATTTTATTATTGCCAACAGTACATTCAGCTGGTGGGGAGCATGGCTTTCTAAAAACACAAAAAAAATCGTTATTGTTCCCCGGCGATGGAACAATCGTGGAGACAAAGCAAATAAGGACAGACACCCAAATGCATGGATACAATTATAA
- a CDS encoding glycosyltransferase, which produces METKQIRTDTQMHGYNYNNNFGRCAILINSFTSGGAERVVTTIVQHIIASQKSNIDIISMEKNDYYNIDRKITYLSHLTGKENLLVKTIWLVIFAFRLKRLAKANAIDVIQSHLYRANYVNILARILGSKHKTQIVNHGTIGVFKKAGVTGLIKYNFIRFFYTNADSIICVSRGMKHDIASLIGDEKKIRVIYNPFEIGYIKKAAREKIPVNEFIFKKQKKYIIFVGRLVALKRVEDLFKAYIELNGKENDIELIIMGDGPKRNTLEKQAKEKGIQEHVHFTGFVKNPYKYIKRSHVLVLTSSSEGFANVLVESMICETPVISTDCPTGPREILAPETINKKKTITTVEYSPYGILVPVGNISQIAKAIKSILSDNRMTCFLIKNGIKRVIDFDITIISNQYMEAINDCFK; this is translated from the coding sequence GTGGAGACAAAGCAAATAAGGACAGACACCCAAATGCATGGATACAATTATAACAATAATTTTGGTCGTTGTGCGATTTTAATCAATTCATTTACAAGCGGTGGTGCGGAACGTGTTGTTACAACAATCGTTCAGCATATTATTGCATCTCAAAAAAGTAATATCGACATTATTTCGATGGAAAAAAATGATTATTATAACATCGATCGAAAAATCACCTATTTATCGCATCTTACAGGAAAAGAAAATCTTCTTGTAAAGACAATATGGCTCGTCATTTTTGCTTTTCGATTAAAGCGTTTGGCTAAAGCCAATGCCATCGATGTAATTCAAAGCCACCTGTATCGCGCGAATTATGTCAATATCCTCGCAAGAATTCTCGGATCGAAACACAAAACCCAGATCGTCAATCATGGAACAATAGGTGTCTTCAAGAAAGCCGGTGTGACCGGTTTAATAAAATACAATTTTATTCGTTTTTTTTATACGAACGCAGATTCGATCATCTGTGTTTCGCGCGGCATGAAACATGATATTGCTTCATTGATCGGAGATGAAAAAAAAATAAGGGTTATCTATAATCCTTTTGAAATCGGATACATTAAAAAAGCTGCACGCGAAAAAATCCCGGTAAATGAATTTATTTTTAAGAAACAAAAAAAATATATTATTTTTGTCGGACGTCTTGTCGCATTAAAACGGGTTGAAGATCTTTTTAAGGCTTATATTGAACTCAACGGAAAAGAAAATGATATTGAATTAATTATCATGGGAGACGGTCCGAAAAGAAATACACTTGAAAAACAAGCAAAAGAAAAAGGTATACAAGAACACGTTCATTTTACCGGTTTTGTGAAAAATCCTTATAAATATATAAAAAGATCTCATGTACTGGTGCTTACCTCATCAAGTGAAGGATTTGCGAATGTACTCGTTGAATCGATGATCTGTGAAACTCCGGTTATTTCGACAGACTGTCCGACCGGTCCCAGAGAAATATTAGCGCCTGAGACGATCAATAAAAAGAAAACGATAACCACTGTAGAATATTCCCCATACGGTATTTTAGTCCCTGTCGGTAATATTTCACAGATTGCAAAAGCCATTAAAAGTATTCTAAGCGATAATAGGATGACATGTTTTTTAATTAAAAATGGCATAAAAAGAGTCATTGATTTTGATATTACTATAATCAGCAATCAATATATGGAAGCAATTAATGACTGTTTTAAATGA
- a CDS encoding polysaccharide biosynthesis C-terminal domain-containing protein: protein MKSLFKTFFGFSIGPWLSAIISFIATPIITWLIVPEEFGRASMFILANSIISFIVLFGLDSSYMRYSIDIDDETKRKIIFKSILLNIFLIIILYIIIYIYWNVFSNLLFQNNNIIYFVLLFVANSFTVLYRYGFIVLRMKKQALKCSIISVFQVIVQSLLTIILAVFWRKIFIVICIGYIGSMSIAFFLSIIFMKEFWFADNSKKGKRDINIWHYFLYGIPFMPTHIIFIIFESMDKMALRNWTDFSTIGVYAAAFKLVGILKIIQRSFQTFWIPVAYDKYKEDPDDKQFFIKIFDIMFIVMFLISVVFLAFKDIVILILGEGYHGASMILPFLILVPLMSTISEVTSIGINIKKKTGWHIFISIIITIINLIGNILLVPFIGAKGAAISTGISYIVYFILKTTFSQKYFNIKFNFKKTTFILLLFLGYVFISTFIEFYWYHVLYSVALTCLGIVLYKKQISNITQSLVNLIKKGSLSPRAILNRLK, encoded by the coding sequence ATGAAATCTCTTTTTAAAACATTTTTTGGCTTTTCGATTGGACCTTGGTTGTCGGCAATTATATCGTTTATCGCAACGCCGATTATCACCTGGCTTATTGTACCGGAAGAATTCGGCAGAGCGTCCATGTTTATACTCGCCAACAGCATTATTTCCTTTATCGTCCTGTTCGGACTTGATTCTAGTTACATGCGATACAGTATAGATATTGATGATGAGACAAAAAGGAAGATAATATTTAAATCAATATTATTAAATATATTTTTAATAATAATCTTATATATAATAATATATATATATTGGAATGTTTTTTCCAATCTTTTATTCCAGAACAATAACATTATTTATTTTGTATTATTGTTTGTCGCCAATTCCTTCACGGTACTTTACCGTTATGGCTTTATTGTTCTCAGGATGAAAAAACAAGCCTTGAAGTGTTCGATTATTTCCGTTTTTCAGGTAATAGTACAATCATTACTTACCATTATATTAGCCGTTTTCTGGCGAAAGATATTTATTGTTATTTGTATTGGATATATCGGCAGCATGAGTATCGCATTTTTTCTTTCGATCATATTCATGAAAGAATTCTGGTTTGCTGATAATTCAAAAAAGGGAAAACGGGACATTAATATCTGGCACTATTTCCTTTATGGAATACCTTTTATGCCCACCCATATTATTTTTATTATATTCGAAAGTATGGATAAAATGGCGCTTCGTAACTGGACGGATTTTTCAACTATTGGTGTCTATGCGGCAGCATTTAAATTGGTCGGAATTCTAAAGATTATCCAAAGATCGTTTCAAACATTCTGGATTCCCGTCGCTTATGATAAATACAAGGAAGATCCGGATGATAAGCAGTTCTTTATAAAAATTTTCGATATTATGTTCATAGTCATGTTTTTGATTTCGGTTGTATTTCTCGCTTTTAAGGATATCGTCATATTAATCCTCGGAGAAGGATATCATGGGGCAAGCATGATTTTGCCTTTTCTTATTTTAGTGCCTTTAATGTCGACGATTTCGGAAGTGACGTCGATTGGTATAAATATCAAGAAAAAAACAGGATGGCATATTTTTATATCTATCATTATTACAATTATCAATTTGATAGGAAATATACTATTGGTTCCCTTTATAGGAGCAAAGGGAGCGGCTATCTCGACCGGCATTTCATATATTGTTTATTTTATTTTGAAAACGACATTTTCACAAAAATATTTTAATATAAAATTTAATTTTAAAAAAACAACATTTATATTATTATTGTTTCTAGGATATGTTTTTATTAGTACCTTTATTGAGTTTTACTGGTATCATGTTTTGTATTCTGTTGCGTTAACCTGTTTAGGTATAGTTTTATACAAAAAACAAATATCAAACATCACTCAATCGTTAGTGAATCTGATAAAAAAAGGAAGCCTCAGTCCACGGGCGATTTTGAACAGATTAAAATGA
- a CDS encoding glycosyltransferase produces MNKAKKLSIVISHYNTVSTLTTLLDSIPVKDEIEIIVVDDRSDRQAEAYKEIIDNRHYSHVCFCKNETEKKGDGVCKNIGLKKATGDWLLFADSDDFFVENFYSIVHEYLDSDFDVVFFTPTSIFSETGVLADRHIHYKKKIADYLAGKDLEAELRLRYEFYVPWSKLIKRNLVVRNNITFDELPVANDAMFSTKVSYFMSSFKASEEIIYCVTRNKGSLSTKINEAAFDARLGVHIRYCHYLQRRLSKKDLSILNLTGRSYLLNAVKYKLGFKKIIEIYLRLRGNNIKVFDLYIFNPYFFIKQIIYHYLKFKNIRKYLVKK; encoded by the coding sequence TTGAATAAAGCAAAAAAACTTTCTATTGTTATATCTCATTACAATACCGTTTCAACGTTAACGACGCTATTGGATTCAATACCGGTTAAGGACGAGATCGAAATTATCGTTGTCGATGATAGAAGCGATCGACAAGCGGAGGCATATAAAGAAATTATAGATAACAGACATTATAGCCATGTCTGTTTCTGTAAAAACGAAACAGAAAAAAAAGGTGACGGAGTTTGCAAAAATATCGGTTTAAAAAAAGCGACCGGTGACTGGCTGTTGTTCGCCGATTCAGATGATTTTTTTGTTGAAAATTTTTATTCAATAGTCCATGAATATCTTGATTCAGATTTTGATGTCGTATTTTTTACACCGACAAGCATTTTTTCAGAAACAGGAGTTCTTGCCGACAGGCATATCCATTATAAAAAAAAGATTGCAGATTACCTTGCGGGAAAGGATCTTGAAGCGGAATTAAGACTCAGATATGAGTTTTATGTTCCATGGTCAAAACTGATAAAGAGAAATCTGGTTGTAAGAAACAATATTACATTTGATGAGTTACCCGTTGCAAACGATGCAATGTTTTCTACAAAGGTATCTTATTTCATGTCATCGTTTAAAGCCAGTGAAGAAATTATCTATTGCGTGACGAGAAATAAAGGCAGCTTGTCGACAAAAATAAATGAAGCGGCATTCGATGCAAGGCTTGGAGTCCACATCAGATATTGTCATTATCTGCAAAGAAGATTGAGTAAAAAGGATTTGTCTATTTTAAATCTCACCGGAAGAAGCTATTTGCTTAACGCTGTAAAGTATAAACTGGGATTTAAAAAAATTATTGAAATATATCTCCGTTTACGGGGTAATAATATAAAAGTATTCGATCTTTATATTTTTAATCCGTACTTTTTTATTAAACAGATAATATATCATTATCTAAAATTTAAGAATATAAGAAAATATCTTGTTAAAAAATAA
- the loaP gene encoding antiterminator LoaP — protein MMRMRGKKMSLFVMQVETGQEQRFVRQSRSLANEYDAEVIHLRRKLKIRRKGFRREVVASVFPGYVFLKTNAVPPRLYWGLRKKPGFFRFLNSNYDIMPLQGRDSDIFFHFFSYGDLIKESLVIFDVDSRIVVLDGPLKGLEGNIIRVDRRKKRARVRLDVYDESFEVDFGFEVMAESKAKEREAASALEIAVV, from the coding sequence ATGATGAGAATGCGGGGTAAGAAGATGTCGTTATTTGTCATGCAGGTCGAGACAGGACAGGAACAGCGCTTTGTCAGGCAAAGCAGGTCTCTGGCGAATGAATATGATGCCGAGGTGATCCACTTGAGGAGAAAGCTGAAAATCCGCAGAAAGGGATTTCGGAGGGAAGTGGTGGCAAGCGTTTTTCCCGGCTATGTGTTTCTGAAGACGAATGCCGTACCCCCGCGCCTTTACTGGGGACTTCGAAAAAAACCGGGTTTTTTCAGATTTCTCAACTCGAACTATGACATCATGCCCCTTCAGGGCAGGGACAGCGATATTTTCTTCCATTTTTTCTCATACGGCGACCTCATAAAGGAGTCTCTGGTGATCTTTGATGTCGACAGCCGGATTGTCGTCCTCGACGGCCCGTTAAAGGGGCTCGAGGGAAATATCATACGGGTCGACAGGAGAAAAAAGCGCGCCAGGGTGCGGCTCGATGTGTATGACGAGTCGTTCGAGGTCGATTTCGGGTTCGAGGTGATGGCGGAGTCGAAAGCAAAGGAGAGAGAGGCGGCGTCCGCACTCGAAATCGCCGTGGTATAA
- the cysQ gene encoding 3'(2'),5'-bisphosphate nucleotidase CysQ: MNLVIYIERAIPASLAAGTVILDVYGTDFEVDYKEDRSPVTIADRKSHECITMELLKNGYPLPVLSEEGRDIPYSDRKGWEVFWLVDPLDGTKEFVGRNGDFTVNIALIENERPQAGVIHVPVRDVLYFAARGLGSWRLTNARRRLKGGEPIGLIISMAEKLPLKAGRDGDTTVIAVSRSNFGGKTEEYCASLAEKGRRIRFIRAGSALKFCLVAEGKADLYPRLGTTMEWDTAAGQIIAEEAGASVTVFEAGGPVRYNKKCLENPRFIVRGYGYDENAG, translated from the coding sequence ATGAATTTGGTTATATACATTGAACGGGCAATCCCCGCCTCACTCGCGGCCGGGACGGTCATCCTCGATGTGTACGGGACGGATTTTGAGGTCGATTACAAGGAAGACCGTTCACCCGTCACGATCGCGGACAGAAAAAGCCACGAATGCATTACCATGGAACTTTTAAAAAACGGATACCCCCTCCCGGTTTTGAGTGAAGAGGGAAGGGATATACCGTACAGCGATCGAAAGGGGTGGGAGGTCTTCTGGCTCGTCGATCCCCTTGACGGGACAAAGGAGTTTGTCGGGAGAAACGGAGATTTCACGGTCAATATCGCCCTGATAGAAAACGAAAGGCCGCAGGCGGGCGTGATCCATGTTCCGGTGCGTGATGTCCTCTATTTCGCCGCAAGGGGTCTGGGGTCCTGGCGCCTCACGAATGCCCGGCGTAGACTCAAAGGCGGGGAACCAATCGGTCTTATTATTTCAATGGCGGAAAAACTCCCCCTGAAAGCCGGGCGCGACGGAGATACGACGGTGATAGCGGTAAGCAGATCGAATTTCGGGGGAAAGACGGAAGAATATTGCGCCTCTTTGGCGGAAAAAGGCCGCCGTATCCGGTTCATCCGCGCGGGAAGCGCCCTGAAGTTCTGTCTCGTGGCGGAAGGCAAGGCGGATCTGTATCCGCGCCTGGGGACGACGATGGAGTGGGATACCGCGGCGGGCCAGATTATCGCCGAAGAAGCGGGGGCGTCCGTAACGGTTTTCGAGGCGGGCGGGCCCGTGCGATACAACAAGAAATGCCTTGAAAATCCCCGGTTTATCGTGCGGGGATACGGCTATGATGAGAATGCGGGGTAA
- a CDS encoding winged helix-turn-helix transcriptional regulator, translating to MGSIEKDIEVLKSISLIQHVRQRDLAEIVGLSLGMINAIVKRLVKKGWLSMKKLNNRTIHYAVSPAGMKILTQKGYQYLRRTVKNVVYYKESIAGFIRGVREKGFRGICLVGKSDLDFIVKHCCHNEGIGFYLSPERTADGNLFYLFSENTRPEENADAEKNTGYLSSILLRVSV from the coding sequence ATGGGATCTATTGAAAAAGATATCGAGGTATTGAAAAGCATCTCCCTGATACAACATGTCAGACAGCGCGACCTTGCCGAGATAGTCGGACTGTCGCTCGGGATGATCAACGCGATCGTCAAGCGCCTGGTGAAAAAGGGGTGGCTTTCCATGAAAAAACTCAATAACCGTACGATCCATTATGCCGTTTCACCGGCGGGAATGAAGATCCTGACACAAAAAGGCTACCAGTACCTGAGGCGGACGGTCAAAAATGTCGTCTACTACAAGGAATCGATTGCCGGTTTTATCCGCGGGGTAAGGGAGAAGGGCTTCCGCGGTATCTGCCTTGTGGGGAAAAGCGATCTCGATTTTATCGTCAAACATTGCTGCCACAACGAGGGAATCGGTTTTTACCTTTCGCCGGAACGAACGGCGGACGGAAACCTTTTTTATCTTTTTTCGGAAAACACCCGCCCGGAAGAGAATGCGGACGCGGAAAAGAATACGGGCTACTTGAGCAGTATTCTGCTCCGGGTTTCGGTATAG
- a CDS encoding ParA family protein — protein MKKIIVFANQKGGVGKTTSAVNLGAYIAEQGKRVLLIDFDPQGNLSSSVGVDEEQAGIYELITKKMVAQQVILKTAIPNLSVIPSNINLTGATVELVEEQKREYFLKRAIDHIPDVYDYILIDCPPSLGILTLNGLVAADYVLIPLQCEYFALEGLSQLLKTIKKVQQDLNPRLNIGGILFTMYDKRTNLANEVVKEVTSYFKNKVFRTIIPRNVRISEAPSHAQPISLYDRQCIGAVSYEKLAHEVLEHV, from the coding sequence ATGAAAAAGATTATTGTTTTTGCCAATCAGAAAGGCGGTGTCGGGAAAACCACGTCTGCCGTGAATCTTGGCGCCTACATCGCAGAACAAGGAAAGCGTGTGCTGCTTATCGATTTCGATCCGCAGGGCAATCTTTCGAGCAGTGTAGGGGTGGACGAGGAACAGGCGGGCATTTACGAGCTTATCACGAAAAAAATGGTCGCCCAGCAGGTCATTCTCAAAACCGCGATCCCGAATCTTTCCGTGATTCCATCCAATATCAACCTGACGGGTGCGACCGTCGAGCTTGTCGAGGAACAGAAACGGGAGTATTTCCTCAAGCGCGCGATCGACCATATCCCCGATGTCTATGACTATATCCTCATCGACTGTCCGCCTTCCCTGGGAATCCTGACCCTGAACGGACTGGTTGCCGCTGATTATGTCCTTATCCCCCTCCAGTGCGAGTATTTCGCGCTCGAAGGATTGAGCCAGCTTCTAAAGACAATAAAAAAAGTACAGCAGGACCTCAATCCCCGGCTTAACATCGGCGGAATCCTCTTTACCATGTATGATAAAAGGACAAACCTGGCAAACGAGGTCGTCAAGGAAGTCACCTCCTACTTCAAGAACAAGGTTTTCAGGACGATCATTCCCCGAAACGTGAGAATCAGTGAAGCGCCGTCGCACGCACAACCGATCAGCCTCTACGACCGGCAATGCATCGGCGCCGTCAGCTACGAAAAACTCGCACACGAGGTATTGGAACATGTCTAA
- a CDS encoding ParB/RepB/Spo0J family partition protein produces the protein MSKKALGKGIGALFRDIDEQINTRSIIEVPLDAIKPNPYQPRKSFSDEGLSELADSIREKGVIQPIIAEKQQDESYILISGERRVRASRIAGLATIPAILGTFSVMEKLENALIENIQRENLSSLEEAEGYRRLIDTFNLNQEEIAKKVGKKRSTIANTLRLLKLPAAMKAALDEGAFTPGHARAVLSLVNPSDQKLLFQEIVTNGISVRAAEQYAADIAAGNKSMTKKPSKQKKNKKKPAEIKEIEDRLIEAFGTKVELKGSSQKGKIEISYYSMEDLERIIEIVSS, from the coding sequence ATGTCTAAGAAAGCACTCGGAAAGGGAATCGGGGCCCTCTTCAGGGACATCGACGAGCAGATCAACACCCGGTCCATCATCGAAGTTCCCCTCGATGCGATAAAACCGAATCCGTATCAGCCCAGAAAGAGCTTTTCCGACGAGGGTCTTTCCGAGCTTGCCGATTCGATCAGGGAGAAGGGAGTGATCCAGCCGATTATCGCTGAAAAACAGCAGGATGAAAGCTATATCCTCATTTCGGGAGAGCGTCGGGTACGGGCCTCCCGGATTGCCGGCCTCGCGACCATACCGGCGATCCTGGGCACCTTTTCCGTTATGGAAAAACTGGAAAACGCCCTCATCGAAAACATCCAGCGTGAAAACCTGAGTTCCCTCGAAGAAGCGGAAGGCTACCGCCGGCTGATCGATACCTTCAATCTCAACCAGGAAGAGATCGCGAAAAAGGTGGGGAAAAAACGATCCACGATAGCGAACACCCTCAGACTCCTCAAGCTTCCCGCGGCGATGAAGGCAGCACTCGATGAGGGCGCCTTTACCCCCGGTCACGCGAGGGCGGTCCTTTCACTCGTCAACCCCTCGGACCAGAAGCTGCTTTTTCAGGAGATCGTGACCAATGGGATTTCGGTCAGGGCCGCGGAACAGTACGCCGCGGATATCGCGGCCGGGAACAAGTCTATGACGAAAAAGCCGTCGAAACAGAAAAAGAACAAAAAAAAGCCCGCGGAAATAAAAGAAATCGAAGACAGACTCATCGAGGCTTTCGGTACAAAGGTCGAATTGAAAGGCTCTTCTCAAAAGGGAAAAATCGAGATCTCCTATTATTCCATGGAAGATCTCGAACGCATTATTGAGATCGTCTCTTCCTGA